The Arachis ipaensis cultivar K30076 chromosome B07, Araip1.1, whole genome shotgun sequence genome includes a window with the following:
- the LOC107608895 gene encoding 60S ribosomal protein L10, translated as MGRRPARCYRQIKNKPYPKSRFCRGVPDPKIRIYDVGMKKKGVDEFPFCVHLVSWEKENVSSEALEAARIACNKYMAKFAGKDAFHLRVRVHPFHVLRINKMLSCAGADRLQTGMRGAFGKPQGTCARVAIGQVLLSVRCKDSNSHHAQEALRRAKFKFPGRQKIIISRKWGFTKFSRADYLKFKQENRIMPDGVNAKLLGCHGPLANRQPGRAFLQTSATA; from the exons ATGGGGAGGA GACCTGCGAGGTGTTATCGACAAATTAAAAACAAGCCATACCCCAAGTCACGGTTTTGCCGTGGTGTTCCTGATCCCAAGATCAGAATTTATGATGTAGGTATGAAGAAGAAGGGTGTGGATGAGTTCCCCTTCTGTGTCCACCTTGTTAGTTGGGAGAAGGAAAATGTCTCAAGTGAGGCACTGGAAGCTGCTAGGATTGCCTGCAACAAGTATATGGCTAAGTTTGCTGGAAAGGATGCTTTCCATTTGAGAGTGAGGGTTCATCCATTCCATGTTCTTAGGATCAACAAGATGCTTTCGTGTGCTGGAGCCGATAGGCTTCAAACTGGAATGAGAGGTGCATTTGGAAAGCCCCAGGGCACATGTGCTAGGGTGGCCATTGGTCAGGTCCTTCTTTCTGTTCGTTGCAAGGACAGTAACAGTCATCACGCACAGGAGGCTCTCCGCCGTGCTAAGTTCAAGTTCCCTGGTCGCCAGAAGATTATTATTAGCAGGAAGTG GGGATTCACCAAGTTCAGCCGAGCTGACTATCTGAAGTTTAAGCAGGAAAATAGGATTATGCCTGATGGTGTGAATGCAAAG CTTCTTGGGTGCCATGGACCATTGGCTAACCGTCAACCTGGAAGAGCATTTTTGCAAACCAGTGCTACTGCTTAG